ATTTGGCCGAGCGGCGAGAGGACAGGCTCCGTTTCGGGATCATGTTAGAAGGGCTCGTTGCGGAACAGAACGGAAGAGCCGAGCAGATAGCGGCCATCGGATAGCTCGGCGCTTGACAAGGTGAAAAAATTGACGACGGCGGTCCAGGGCAGAAATGCCTGAACGAGGATGTAGTCAGTGCCCTTGCCGATATTATAGGTTTCGGTGACGGCGAGATTGCCGCTGCTGTCGATGGGGTTGGTGCTGGCGACGGTTGATATGTCGGAAAGCACGTCGACCTTTACCAAGAGATTGCCGGAGCATTCGAACGCCAAAAGCATGTCGTCACAAATTTGGGTTTTG
The nucleotide sequence above comes from Rhizobium sp. CB3090. Encoded proteins:
- a CDS encoding TadE/TadG family type IV pilus assembly protein, with the translated sequence MRQAKPFALLRCLLADRRGVAAIEFAILALPLFMFIFAIIEVSLMFFIDSALDASVQKISRMIRTGEAASSKITLADFKTQICDDMLLAFECSGNLLVKVDVLSDISTVASTNPIDSSGNLAVTETYNIGKGTDYILVQAFLPWTAVVNFFTLSSAELSDGRYLLGSSVLFRNEPF